The nucleotide sequence CTGCCATGCATGTGTCGTGTGTGTGTTGTCATCCAGCTAGCCATTACATGCATCTTTGACGGCTggacttataagtcgtattttttcagtcaaccaacaatatttttctcttacaataaattagTCAACAATATTTTTAGTCATAGCTTATCAGTCAAGCGAACGGAGCACTTGTCTTGTCCAAATAACAACATGTTTCCTCGACAGCTAGAAACATATGCATATGGCTGCTGAGAGCTCAGCTCCTCGTCGTTATATTACATTACATTACATGCATTTGTTTTGTTTGTCAGTAATAATAGTTGCCAACTTTATTTGACCACGTATGTTGCAGGCCTGCCATCGGCAAAGCTTTAGGAGCCAACGTTGACGTGCTATATATATGTTGCTGCCTGGCTAGTATCTTCAAGTGAAGACGTGTCGTCGTGTCCAGCAGCACATGCACTCCATGCATCTGGATGAGCAGCTAGCTGATCTGAGGTGCTCCGGACTACAGAGCTAGCATGGATGTACTGTGCAGTCAGGCCCCATACTGAAttaatatatatagtatatatcaATAAAAACAATGCAAGCACATGCATACGGCTGTATATATTATATGCGACTTAATTTTGATCCATATATATATGGAACCAGCTAGCGTACGCCGTTGCATATATATGTTAATCAATGCTATGTTATATATATAAGGATCTATCAGATCCCTCCTTATATATCAATATGCACATGTGTGTGTGCGGGCGATGAATAGCATACTTAGAGCCTGACATAGCTCACCACAGCTCACATGAGCTTTATGTGCTGTTCTGAGCTGTTTTATTTGTCAAACACTTATTTTTAAAACAACTTTACTTATAAAGTTGTTTTTCTTCTCCCCTCACACAGACATAAGTTGGGATAAAGCTGAAAAAATAGCTTATCCTAGCTCTCTTTCTCATCCATGTATGAAGTTGATAAAGCTGTTTGCCAAACAACTTAGCTTCACCTAGAAAGTTGCTTATAAAactgtttttaaaaaaaaaacagttttaCTAGTGAAGTTGAGCGATACCAAACAAGCCTTTAATAAGGTATAGTAGTtagtacaatatatatatatatatatatatatatatatatatatatatatatatatatatatatatatatatatatatatatatatatataaaagtcgcAGTACTGTATGCTATAGTAGGTTGCTGTGCAGGCCACGACTAGGGTACAGTAGTTAGTACATTTTGATCCTTGACGAGGTGAAGAAGAAAGGTAAGGTTGTCTTTCACTGTCGTTATAAGCTGGCTTATCAtctatgatataatatttttatcaatTATAGTATAATAGTTTTCTCTTCAAATAAATTAACCGTATAAATCAGTATAGTTCCCCTTGGGCTATCTATATTTGCATAATACAACACATATACTCCATATAGGCAGTACTAGATAGATAATTAATGACACGGAGGTACGTTATATATTATAATTCAATCGATTGAGAtatagaagaagaggaggatttgGTAGCAAGCAAATCTaaatacagcagcagcagtaaaACATGCATGCATATTGCAACATCCAGAAGAAGATTCAGCGTAGATCATCAAATGAGCCCAATaatcaaatgatgatgagctagctagAGTGCTAGGCGAGGATGAGCTTGATGTAGTTGTCGAAGACGAAGTCGGCGAGGACCTTGTACGCCTTCTCCGTTGGGTGGTAGCTGTCCCAGAAGAGGTAGTCGCCGACGTCTTGGCACACGGCGGAGGTGACCCCATTGCAGAGGACGGAGACCTCGAGGAGCCCCGTGCCGCAGCATCCCCTGGTGGACTCCGTGAAGCCGTAGCTGCGCGGGTGCATCATCATGTCGTACAGGAAGCCGTAGATGTCCATGAACACGAGCAGCGTGCCGGGGTACTTTGCCCTCAGCGCCGCCAGCTGCTGCACCATCCCGGCGTTGTAGGCGACGGCGACCTCGTTGTGGCCCTGCGAGCACCCGCGGTCGAGGCCTCCCGACATGGTGCGCTGCGACGGGACGCAGCCAATGGGCGGGATGCCGATGAAGGCGACGCGGCGCGCGCCGGCGCGGATGAGGTCCTCCACGAAGCCCGTGGCGTGCTGCACCAGGAGCTGCGCGTACGAGGCGTGGTCGTAGTTGCTCCGCGCGCGCATGGTGAAGTAGGTGTTGGCCACGTCGTCGCTGCCGGCGCAGATGGCGAAGATGCCCCGGGACAGGATCTCCGAGGCCCTGGCGTCCCCGGCGGAGTCGCGCACCTTGGCCAGGTAGTCGTGGAACATGGTGAGCTGGTCGGGGAGCGAGATGACGGAGGCCAGCTGCGGCGTGAGCGGGTCGAAGCCCGTGCCGCCGGAGGCGAAGCTGACGCCCGTCACGAGGTCGTGCTTCTCCAGCGGCTGTGGGGAGAGGTAGGGCGGCAGCAGGTCCTTGATGCCGAGGCGGGAGGCGATGAAGTCGGTGGGTATCCTGCCGTTGCAGAACCTCCCCGTGGGTCGGTGGTTCTGGAAGTCGTTGCCGTAGGGCGGGAAGTTGGCCTTGATGATGGTgtggatgtcgttgttgttgcccGGGTCCACGATGGAGTCGCCAAACACGATCAGGGCAGGCGCCAGCGGCTTCTGGTGCTGCTTGTGCTTGCCATTGCCTAATGGTCTCGTGGCGTTGCC is from Miscanthus floridulus cultivar M001 chromosome 7, ASM1932011v1, whole genome shotgun sequence and encodes:
- the LOC136462411 gene encoding GDSL esterase/lipase EXL3-like, which encodes MQRQEEMWRPGPVVMMKKMSVLLLVVLMILFGGPLTTTATAAAGGNATRPLGNGKHKQHQKPLAPALIVFGDSIVDPGNNNDIHTIIKANFPPYGNDFQNHRPTGRFCNGRIPTDFIASRLGIKDLLPPYLSPQPLEKHDLVTGVSFASGGTGFDPLTPQLASVISLPDQLTMFHDYLAKVRDSAGDARASEILSRGIFAICAGSDDVANTYFTMRARSNYDHASYAQLLVQHATGFVEDLIRAGARRVAFIGIPPIGCVPSQRTMSGGLDRGCSQGHNEVAVAYNAGMVQQLAALRAKYPGTLLVFMDIYGFLYDMMMHPRSYGFTESTRGCCGTGLLEVSVLCNGVTSAVCQDVGDYLFWDSYHPTEKAYKVLADFVFDNYIKLILA